A single genomic interval of Piliocolobus tephrosceles isolate RC106 chromosome 7, ASM277652v3, whole genome shotgun sequence harbors:
- the ELOC gene encoding elongin-C: protein MDGEEKTYGGCEGPDAMYVKLISSDGHEFIVKREHALTSGTIKAMLSGPGQFAENETNEVNFREIPSHVLSKVCMYFTYKVRYTNSSTEIPEFPIAPEIALELLMAANFLDC from the exons ATGG ATGGAGAGGAGAAAACCTATGGTGGCTGTGAAGGCCCTGATGCCATGTATGTCAAATTGATATCATCTGATGGCCATGAATTTATTGTAAAAAGAGAACATGCATTAACATCAGGCACGATAAAAGCCATGTTGAGTGGCCCAG gtcagtttgctgagaacgaaACCAATGAGGTCAATTTTAGAGAGATACCTTCACATGTGCTATCAAAAGTATGCATGTATTTTACGTACAAGGTTCGCTACACTAACAGCTCCACCGAGATTCCCGAATTCCCAATTGCACCTGAAATTGCACTAGAACTGCTGATGGCTGCGAACTTCCTagattgttaa